In Puntigrus tetrazona isolate hp1 chromosome 7, ASM1883169v1, whole genome shotgun sequence, the following are encoded in one genomic region:
- the itga11a gene encoding integrin alpha-11a yields the protein MEYYWTHLLWILWSVMPGFHDCFNIDTRNHRIIKGPRQTQFGYTVQQHMAGGQKWLLVGAPLETNGQHQTGDVYKCPLSKRSGGPSCTKLNLGRISLTNVSERKDKMRLGMTLSSNPRDNSFVACGPLWSYECGSSYYSTGICSRVNASFKFSRTIAPAFQRCETYMDIVIVLDGSNSIYPWNEVQDFLINILRKFYVGPGQIQVGVLQYGEKVVSEFQLSDFRSVEDVVKAARKIDQRGGEETNTALGISVARSEAFKQGGRRGAKKVMIVITDGESHDNADLQQVIEDSEKDGITRYAIAVLGYYNRRGINPEAFLNEIKYIASDPDDKHFFNVTDEAALKDIVDALGERIFSLEGTSKNGTAFGLQMSQAGFSTHIVEDGVLVGAVGAYDWNGAVLKETRQGKVVPPKSSYEQEFPEELKNHGAYLGYTVTSVVSARGGQLYVAGAPRFNHTGKVIIFTLKNTGELTILHSLKGQQIGSYYGSEIAPVDLDDDGVTDNLLVAAPMFFSGGWEKGKVYIYRVTEQPRFILEGSLEILDQGQNARFGSALAPVPDLNGDSFNDVVIGAPLEDEHKGAIYIYHGQRNRILRKYKQRIGAIQLAPGLQYFGRSIHGKMDMNGDDLVDLAVGSLGAAVLLWTRSVVRIHAIVRFEPSKINIFNKDCRRGGKDVTCMSAIVCLNITARTPIRTSQEIAISYNAFFEEKRFNPRAVFDDPDRQQPQNLTLLPGEETCDHIYFHVMETTDYARPIIFTVETELLELDQGPALDDSWPTTVKTQLPFWNGCDEDDHCVPDLVLQSQTDLMNLKQFCAQAFRAGSLLCRSQTPGEPYERIIEGSRKRMVVDVRLENRGENAYGAQLNITNTPNLRFSSLIVKDNSEIHIDCRSENKRKYEKSCNISAPFMRAKSQVTFRLEFEFSRSVLLDHVRIMLEVTSEGEEVVLHDNMNDIFYTLKYEADLLFTRDFYPTRYELKPELSLEEPSDFNPPFNFTFQIQNLGYFPVKDLQMYIAIPEVTKNGNQLLQIRDFQIDQVGGSHCIPPQHVAHSRASPEDLSRTSRLNYSNTLTVPVQCTVNLPSYRDVSVKIGGSLRTDALHELKFKTLELVTTASVELNPSSPMFLPEERPVRHIILEIRKEEDYRVPIWIVIGSTLGGLLLLSLLILALWKLGFFQRQKRREETENEANGKMMEER from the exons GCTTCCATGACTGTTTCAACATTGACACCAGAAATCACAGGATCATAAAGGGCCCCAGGCAGACGCAGTTCGGCTACACTGTCCAACAACACATGGCTGGAGGACAGAAGTG GTTACTGGTAGGAGCCCCACTGGAAACAAATGGACAGCATCAGACAGGAGATGTGTATAAATGCCCCTTAAGCAAAAGATCTGGAGGACCCAGCTGCACCAAACTCAATCTtg gaAGGATATCGTTGACAAATGTCTCTGAGAGAAAGGATAAGATGAGACTTGGAATGACCCTTTCATCCAATCCTAGAGACAACAGCTTTGTG GCTTGTGGTCCCCTTTGGTCGTACGAATGTGGCAGCTCATACTACAGCACTGGAATTTGCTCCAGAGTCAACGCCAGCTTTAAATTTTCCCGCACTATCGCTCCTGCTTTCCAAA GGTGTGAGACATACATGGATATAGTTATAGTCCTGGATGGTTCAAATTCAATCTACCCCTGGAACGAAGTTCAAGACTTCCTTATCAACATCCTACGGAAATTCTATGTTGGACCAGGACAAATTCAG GTTGGAGTACTTCAATACGGAGAAAAGGTGGTGTCTGAGTTTCAACTGAGTGACTTCCGCTCTGTGGAGGATGTGGTCAAAGCAGCCCGTAAGATAGACCAGCGAGGAGGAGAAGAGACCAACACTGCACTGGGCATCAGTGTTGCACG CTCAGAGGCCTTTAAACAAGGAGGCAGAAGAGGAGCAAAGAAGGTTATGATCGTCATCACAGATGGGGAATCACATGACAACGCTGACCTGCAGCAGGTCATTGAGGACAGTGAGAAGGATGGCATCACCCGATATGCCATTGCt GTACTGGGCTACTACAACCGCAGAGGCATCAACCCTGAAGCTTTCCTCAATGAAATCAAATACATTGCTAGTGACCCCGATGATAAGCATTTCTTTAACGTGACAGACGAAGCAGCTTTGAAGGACATCGTGGACGCTCTTGGAGAGAGGATCTTCAGTTTAGAGG GAACTAGCAAGAATGGGACAGCATTTGGTCTCCAGATGTCTCAAGCTGGCTTCTCCACACATATAGTGGAG GATGGTGTTTTAGTGGGAGCGGTGGGAGCTTATGACTGGAATGGGGCTGTGCTGAAGGAGACTCGTCAGGGCAAGGTGGTCCCACCAAAGTCTTCTTATGAACAAGAGTTCCCAGAAGAACTGAAGAACCACGGAGCGTACCTGG GTTACAcagtgacatcagtggtttcAGCTCGTGGTGGACAGTTATATGTTGCAGGAGCTCCTCGGTTTAACCACACGGGCAAGGTCATCATCTTCACCCTGAAAAATACTGGAGAGCTCACTATATTACACTCACTCAAGGGTCAGCAG ATTGGGTCATACTATGGCAGTGAGATTGCTCCAGTGGATCTGGATGATGATGGAGTGACTGATAACCTGCTGGTGGCAGCTCCTATGTTCTTCAGTGGAGGCTGGGAAAAGGGCAAAGTCTACATTTACAGAGTCACAGAGCAG CCTCGTTTCATACTGGAGGGCTCGCTGGAGATTTTAGATCAAGGTCAGAATGCCCGGTTCGGCTCTGCTCTGGCCCCTGTGCCTGATCTTAACGGGGATTCATTTAATGATGTGGTAATAGGAGCTCCGTTAGAGGATGAACACAAAGGAGCCATTTACATCTACCATGGCCAACGCAACAGAATACTGAGGAAATATAAACAG agAATTGGTGCTATTCAGCTAGCCCCGGGTCTGCAGTACTTTGGTCGTAGTATCCATGGGAAGATGGATATGAATGGAGATGACCTGGTGGATTTAGCTGTGGGCTCCCTTGGTGCTGCTGTACTTCTGTG GACTCGAAGTGTTGTCCGAATCCATGCTATTGTTCGATTTGAGCCCAGCAAGATCAACATATTCAATAAAGACTGTCGGAGAGGAGGGAAAGACGTGACCTGCATGTCAGCTATTGTATGTTTGAATATCACAGCTCGGACTCCTATCAGAACGTCACAGGAAATAg CTATTAGCTACAATGCTTTCTTTGAGGAGAAGCGCTTCAACCCTCGAGCCGTGTTTGATGACCCAGATCGCCAGCAGCCACAGAATCTCACACTGCTTCCGGGAGAGGAGACATGTGACCACATCTACTTTCACGTCATG GAGACTACAGACTATGCCAGGCCCATTATATTCACTGTAGAAACTGAGCTATTGGAATTGGATCAAGGCCCAGCTCTGGATGATAGCTGGCCAACTACAGTGAAAACACAG CTCCCCTTCTGGAACGGGTGTGATGAAGATGACCACTGTGTTCCAGACTTGGTGTTACAATCTCAGACTGATCTAATGAATCTCAA GCAGTTCTGTGCCCAGGCGTTTCGAGCTGGCAGTCTATTATGTCGTAGTCAGACTCCAGGGGAACCTTATGAACGCATTATAGAGGGATCCAGGAAGAGGATGGTAGTAGATGTACGTCTGGAAAACAGAGGGGAGAATGCATATGGAGCTCAGCTTAACATCACTAACACTCCAAATCTACGCTTCTCCAGCCTTATAGTGAAG GACAACTCTGAAATACATATAGACTGCCGCAGTGAGAACAAGCGAAAATATGAGAAATCTTGCAATATTAGTGCACCTTTTATGAGAGCAAAGTCACAG GTAACGTTTCGTTTGGAATTTGAATTCAGTCGTTCTGTGTTGCTGGATCATGTACGGATCATGTTGGAGGTTACCAG TGAGGGTGAGGAAGTTGTCCTACACGATAACATGAATGACATTTTCTACACTCTGAAATACGAGGCTGATCTGCTCTTCACAAG GGATTTTTACCCTACCCGATACGAGCTTAAACCTGAACTTTCTCTAGAGGAACCTAGCGATTTCAACCCTCCGTTCAACTTTACCTTTCAG ATCCAGAACCTTGGTTATTTTCCAGTCAAAGATTTGCAAATGTACATTGCAATTCCTGAGGTCACAAAAAATGGCAATCAACTCCTGCAAATCCGAGATTTCCAAATTGACCAG GTTGGTGGAAGTCATTGTATCCCCCCTCAGCATGTGGCACACAGTCGGGCATCTCCGGAGGACCTCTCACGAACATCCCGACTG AACTACTCCAACACCCTGACGGTGCCAGTGCAGTGTACCGTCAACCTGCCTTCCTACAGAGACGTCAGCGTGAAAATTGGTGGATCCCTCCGTACTGATGCACTGCACGAG CTGAAGTTCAAAACCCTTGAGCTGGTGACGACAGCCTCAGTGGAACTGAACCCATCCAGCCCTATGTTTCTGCCTGAAGAGAGACCGGTCAGACAT ataatCCTAGAGATCAGGAAAGAGGAGGATTACCGTGTTCCCATCTGGATCGTCATAGGCAGCACACTTGGAGGCCTGTTACTCCTCTCACTACTCATTTTGGCACTTTGGAAG TTAGGGTTTTTCCAAAGGCAGAAAAGGCGCGAGGAGACTGAGAATGAGGCTAACGGCAAGATGATGGAAGAGCGATAA
- the LOC122348093 gene encoding intelectin-like, whose translation MFSWILLSLSLSLNLWFCEAALTTQQEAPHNIMDQTNINPEVVKLLGRIKYAARSCKEIREKYHVFDDGLYYLVSSRGVLYQTFCDMTTAGGGWTLVASVHENNMFGKCTVGDRWSSQQGSNPNWPEGDGTWANTVTFGAAEAATSDDYKNPGYHDIVAQDISVWHVSNNIELEHWKTASILRYHTENHFLTLHGGNLFNLFKKFPVRFGMGTCIVDNGPAIPIVYDTGNAMSNKYLYGPHSRGIFEPGFIAFRVFNNEKAAMAFCSGVKPTGCHTEHFCIGGGGHFPEADPRQCGDFTSYDWDGYGTNAGWSASKEIN comes from the exons atgttttcatggATCCTTCTCAGCCTCTCACTCTCACTGAATTTATGGTTCTGTGAGGCAGCATTAA ctaCTCAACAAGAAGCACCACATAATATTATGGATCAAACCAACATCAACCCTGAAGTTGTAAAACTTCTGGGCAGAATTAAATATGCTGCTCGAAGCTGCAAAGAAATTCGTGAGAAGTATCACGTTTTTGATG ACGGCCTGTACTATCTGGTCTCCTCAAGAGGAGTCCTTTACCAGACGTTCTGTGATATGACCACTGCCGGCGGCGGCTGGACGCTGGTGGCCAGTGTTCATGAAAACAACATGTTTGGAAAGTGTACTGTTGGGGATCGCTGGTCTAGTCAGCAGGGCAGCAACCCAAACTGGCCTGAGGGTGATGGGACATGGGCAAACACAGTCACATTCGGAGCTGCAGAAGCTGCCACAAGTGATGATTATAag AATCCTGGATATCACGACATTGTAGCACAGGACATATCTGTGTGGCATGTTTCTAATAATATTGAGCTGGAACACTGGAAAACTGCCTCCATCCTGAGATACCACACTGAAAACCACTTCTTAACCTTACACGGAGGAAACCTTTTCAATTTATTCAAG AAATTTCCTGTGAGGTTTGGAATGGGCACATGCATCGTTGATAATGGACCTGCAATTCCAATAGTGTATGATACTGGAAATGCAATGTCAAACAAATATCTGTATGGTCCTCATTCAAGAG GAATATTTGAGCCAGGATTCATCGCATTCAGGGTCTTCAATAACGAAAAGGCAGCTATGGCTTTTTGTTCAGGCGTTAAACCAACTGGTTGTCACACCGAGCAC TTCTGTATTGGTGGAGGTGGACACTTTCCTGAGGCCGACCCTAGACAGTGTGGGGACTTTACAAGCTACGACTGGGATGGTTATGGTACTAATGCAGGATGGAGTGCTTCCAAAGAGATTAACTGA